In Carassius gibelio isolate Cgi1373 ecotype wild population from Czech Republic chromosome B4, carGib1.2-hapl.c, whole genome shotgun sequence, one DNA window encodes the following:
- the LOC127956532 gene encoding protein SCAF11 isoform X2 has product MQEGPGKGGQNSDESLEDEEAQRCPICLNRTRRTDRARPDCCRHVYCSACILRWAQMVQSCPVDRRPFSVIYLQGSSQQCIKLPVKAPRPSEPHKCCSLEGQRMCRISVGETGNTERSQEKTATANQKCHRTSDDLDASVDKNRKVNGDSCHSLLLTKHFHSSLPSQQGATVGTLPQIMTGSVEVSEEGPDGVQWRRIERKRRWLPASVQIFSTGVPRVSLRSHLLLSAVSASLNLLLSEHTVPHGIVCAVTCPKGEKRKGTRGSGSKTSVKPAEAAATRRSSRHSRSESEDSSAAQPTDSDTTSSTPQPINDTQASTSRGQQGSNPRPGAKTRGRPKKMKVARPEDEEQETEIGNHEEDGVAEETEPEESKTDQKASSDHIDGDHEPVDTEEKMEVENQMSPTEDECVFSPDVSSQEEETAKVEEEVVNESVIEVEDNQILPQEDSKQEVETNDEDHDELVNDPPIQEQDCPSPSCAELEESQSDSQDAESPLQLETAAEPPTDASDQSVDPKSEPDTTEDCLDKQESSSPPPLTEDQADEPSVPEEKGVPESKDTNASCPQDNTDPIPMECDSPASEIVAHIAEAGMDPTAKEPQVDDPKPKLDSCKEDKVSDKREREGRSRRSRFHSPTTTWSPNRESKSEGSRRSRSRSRDRSHKRRSTSRNREQQEDGRRNRSRSRSRERSRRRRSRSRDRKQSGHRSPSQEHADHGTNSPRKRESWGGDGWRSRGDGRGFRNSNWRNNAEKPRHFSSREPDSSDNGKFHEASPDRGRTENPDWVQERERLWADTDSRGREPRRDENAGDLPSDSWSRGGWNAGRGRGGTHWTSSQQSEPADNWRQRTSFSGTTNNADSYNRFNDNRPGGKRKEFEGTETPLDRSGWSSASSWAVRRTLPADVQNYYSRRDRGGGNNAWNRQEEDQGAPGVPKQADPPQNEPNAPLPTEVVPALPPPLMPHQMGVMGVLRYPMGPLLPRPPAVGLQPPPQFSLPPPVPVQLHPTGALLQVPSISVQALPPPPPPPPPVQQSGFTTAQSDSYPPQVMSSFPVQGKASFKPMSTKVAAVPPPPVGTPRVTQPSSITTQPASHSKAHADSSKKEKKLQIQERAVNEVKAAIKPYYQKNEINKEEYKEIVRKAVEKVCHSKSGEVNADKVANLVKAYVDKYKCIRKSKSEKS; this is encoded by the exons ATGCAAGAAGGGCCAGGAAAGG GCGGGCAGAACTCTGATGAGAGTTTGGAGGATGAGGAGGCTCAGCGGTGCCCGATTTGTCTGAACCGAACCAGACGGACGGATAGAGCCAGACCAGACTGCTGCAGACACGTCTACTGCTCGGCCTGCATCCTCCGCTGGGCTCAG ATGGTACAGTCCTGCCCGGTGGACCGCAGACCCTTCAGTGTGATCTACCTGCAGGGCTCCTCGCAGCAGTGCATCAAG CTTCCTGTGAAGGCACCCAGACCGTCAGAGCCGCACAAGTGCTGCAGTCTGGAGGGCCAACGAATGTGTCGCATCTCAGT GGGAGAGACGGGAAACACGGAGAGATCGCAAGAGAAAACAGCTACTGCCAATCAGAAATGCCACAGAACAT cAGATGATTTGGATGCATCTGTGGATAAAAACAGAAAG GTGAATGGAGACTCATGCcactctcttctgctcactaagcATTTTCACTCATCACTTCCCAGCCAGCAGGGGGCGACGGTGGGCACACTGCCACAGATCAT GACAGGATCTGTTGAGGTTTCTGAGGAGGGACCAGACGGCGTCCAGTGGAGGAGAATAGAGAGAAAACGCAGGTGGCTTCCTGCCTCTGTACAAATCTTCTCTACAGGTGTGCCCAG GGTATCACTCCGCTCTCACCTGCTTCTGTCAGCTGTCTCTGCCTCTCTGAATCTGCTGCTTTCTGAACACACAG TTCCTCATGGCATAGTTTGTGCCGTCACTTGCCCTAAAGGTGAGAAAAGAAAGGGAACCAGGGGCTCTGGGTCAAAGACCTCGGTGAAACCAGCAGAAGCTGCTGCTACCAGGCGTTCCTCTAGACACAGTCGCTCTGAGTCGGAGGATTCCTCAGCCGCACAGCCAACAGATTCAGATACCACGTCTTCTACACCACAACCCATAAATGATACTCAGGCTTCTACAAGCAGAGGGCAGCAGGGGAGCAATCCAAGGCCTGGAGCAAAGACAAGAGGACGTCCAAAAAAGATGAAGGTGGCAAGACCTGAGGATGAGGAGCAAGAAACTGAGATTGGGAATCATGAGGAAGATGGAGTCGCAGAGGAAACTGAACCTGAAGAATCAAAAACAGACCAGAAAGCAAGTTCTGATCACATCGATGGTGATCATGAGCCAGTCGATACAGAAGAGAAGATGGAGGTGGAGAATCAGATGAGTCCGACTGAGGATGAATGTGTTTTTTCCCCTGATGTCAGTAGCCAGGAAGAGGAAACGGCAAAAGTAGAAGAAGAAGTGGTGAACGAAAGTGTGATTGAAGTTGAAGACAATCAGATACTTCCACAAGAAGATAGCAAACAAGAAGTGGAGACAAATGATGAAGACCATGATGAATTAGTGAATGATCCACCAATACAAGAGCAAGATTGTCCTTCTCCTTCCTGTGCAGAACTAGAAGAGTCTCAGTCTGACTCCCAGGACGCAGAATCACCTCTGCAACTGGAAACAGCAGCTGAACCTCCTACAGATGCTTCAGACCAGTCTGTAGATCCGAAATCAGAGCCTGACACTACAGAAGACTGTttggacaagcaggaatccagtAGTCCTCCACCTCTCACAGAGGACCAGGCTGACGAACCGTCGGTTCCAGAAGAGAAAGGCGTCCCAGAATCAAAGGACACTAATGCAAGTTGTCCTCAGGATAACACTGATCCCATTCCTATGGAGTGCGATTCTCCTGCATCCGAGATTGTAGCCCACATTGCTGAAGCTGGGATGGATCCCACTGCGAAAGAGCCTCAGGTGGATGATCCAAAGCCCAAACTTGATTCTTGTAAGGAGGATAAAGTGTCAGATAAGAGGGAGCGGGAGGGACGATCCCGCAGGTCTCGCTTTCACTCGCCTACGACCACCTGGTCTCCCAACAGGGAGTCTAAGAGCGAAGGGTCTCGCAGGTCAAGGTCTCGATCACGGGATCGTAGCCACAAGAGACGCTCCACATCTCGAAACCGTGAACAGCAAGAGGATGGCAGGCGGAATCGGAGCCGTAGTCGTAGTAGGGAGCGGAGTCGCAGGCGGCGTAGTCGCTCCAGAGACCGAAAGCAATCCGGACACCGGAGCCCATCCCAGGAACACGCTGATCACGGAACCAACTCTCCTCGCAAGAGAGAGTCTTGGGGAGGGGATGGATGGCGAAGCAGGGGCGATGGACGAGGTTTCCGCAATTCCAACTGGAGGAACAATGCAGAGAAACCTCGGCATTTCTCATCAAGAGAACCCGATTCGTCTGACAACGGCAAATTCCATGAGGCATCGCCCGACCGAGGCAGAACCGAGAACCCGGATTGGGTGCAAGAGAGGGAGAGGCTTTGGGCAGACACTGATTCCAGAGGACGTGAGCCACGAAGGGACGAAAATGCAGGTGATCTTCCTTCAGATTCCTGGTCTCGAGGTGGCTGGAATGCTGGCCGTGGAAGAGGAGGCACACACTGGACATCCAGCCAGCAGAGCGAGCCAGCAGATAACTGGAGGCAGCGTACCTCTTTCTCAGGGACAACAAACAATGCAGATTCTTATAATCGCTTCAATGACAATAGACCTGGAGGGAAGAGGAAAGAGTTTGAGGGCACTGAGACTCCGCTGGATCGTTCCGGATGGTCATCGGCGTCCAGCTGGGCCGTACGCCGAACTCTCCCGGCTGATGTGCAGAACTACTACTCGCGCAGAGACCGGGGAGGCGGGAACAACGCCTGGAACAGACAAGAGGAGGACCAAGGTGCACCAGGTGTCCCAAAACAAGCAG ATCCCCCCCAGAATGAGCCAAATGCACCACTGCCAACAGAGGTGGTCCCAGCCCTGCCCCCTCCCCTGATGCCCCACCAGATGGGTGTGATGGGGGTCCTGCGTTACCCCATGGGGCCTCTGCTGCCAAGACCTCCAGCTGTGGGTCTGCAGCCTCCTCCCCAGTTTAGCTTGCCCCCTCCAGTGCCAGTTCAGCTGCACCCCACTGGGGCGCTCCTCCAGGTCCCATCCATATCTGTGCAGGCACTGCCTCCACCTCCACCACCGCCTCCACCTGTGCAACAGAGCGGCTTCACCACAGCACAGTCTGACAGCTACCCGCCTCAG GTGATGTCCAGTTTTCCCGTACAAGGCAAAGCTTCGTTTAAACCCATGTCAACCAAAGTAGCTGCTGTGCCTCCTCCTCCTGTCGGGACGCCCCGTGTGACCCAGCCATCCTCCATCACCACCCAACCCGCCTCTCACAGCAAGGCCCACGCTGACAGCTCGAAGAAAGAGAAG AAATTGCAGATTCAGGAGCGGGCCGTCAATGAGGTGAAAGCAGCGATTAAGCCATATTATCAGAAGAATGAAATCAACAAGGAGGAATATAAAGAGATTGTACGGAAAGCTGTGgaaaaa GTGTGTCACAGCAAAAGTGGCGAGGTGAACGCCGACAAGGTGGCTAACCTGGTGAAAGCGTATGTCGACAAATACAAATGCATCCGCAAAAGCAAATCGGAGAAGAGCTGA
- the LOC127956532 gene encoding protein SCAF11 isoform X5 — translation MQEGPGKGGQNSDESLEDEEAQRCPICLNRTRRTDRARPDCCRHVYCSACILRWAQMVQSCPVDRRPFSVIYLQGSSQQCIKLPVKAPRPSEPHKCCSLEGQRMCRISVGETGNTERSQEKTATANQKCHRTSDDLDASVDKNRKVNGDSCHSLLLTKHFHSSLPSQQGATVGTLPQIMTGSVEVSEEGPDGVQWRRIERKRRWLPASVQIFSTGVPRVSLRSHLLLSAVSASLNLLLSEHTVPHGIVCAVTCPKGEKRKGTRGSGSKTSVKPAEAAATRRSSRHSRSESEDSSAAQPTDSDTTSSTPQPINDTQASTSRGQQGSNPRPGAKTRGRPKKMKVARPEDEEQETEIGNHEEDGVAEETEPEESKTDQKASSDHIDGDHEPVDTEEKMEVENQMSPTEDECVFSPDVSSQEEETAKVEEEVVNESVIEVEDNQILPQEDSKQEVETNDEDHDELVNDPPIQEQDCPSPSCAELEESQSDSQDAESPLQLETAAEPPTDASDQSVDPKSEPDTTEDCLDKQESSSPPPLTEDQADEPSVPEEKGVPESKDTNASCPQDNTDPIPMECDSPASEIVAHIAEAGMDPTAKEPQVDDPKPKLDSCKEDKVSDKREREGRSRRSRFHSPTTTWSPNRESKSEGSRRSRSRSRDRSHKRRSTSRNREQQEDGRRNRSRSRSRERSRRRRSRSRDRKQSGHRSPSQEHADHGTNSPRKRESWGGDGWRSRGDGRGFRNSNWRNNAEKPRHFSSREPDSSDNGKFHEASPDRGRTENPDWVQERERLWADTDSRGREPRRDENAGDLPSDSWSRGGWNAGRGRGGTHWTSSQQSEPADNWRQRTSFSGTTNNADSYNRFNDNRPGGKRKEFEGTETPLDRSGWSSASSWAVRRTLPADVQNYYSRRDRGGGNNAWNRQEEDQGAPGVPKQADPPQNEPNAPLPTEVVPALPPPLMPHQMGVMGVLRYPMGPLLPRPPAVGLQPPPQFSLPPPVPVQLHPTGALLQVPSISVQALPPPPPPPPPVQQSGFTTAQSDSYPPQVMSSFPVQGKASFKPMSTKVAAVPPPPVGTPRVTQPSSITTQPASHSKAHADSSKKEKIQERAVNEVKAAIKPYYQKNEINKEEYKEIVRKAVEKVCHSKSGEVNADKVANLVKAYVDKYKCIRKSKSEKS, via the exons ATGCAAGAAGGGCCAGGAAAGG GCGGGCAGAACTCTGATGAGAGTTTGGAGGATGAGGAGGCTCAGCGGTGCCCGATTTGTCTGAACCGAACCAGACGGACGGATAGAGCCAGACCAGACTGCTGCAGACACGTCTACTGCTCGGCCTGCATCCTCCGCTGGGCTCAG ATGGTACAGTCCTGCCCGGTGGACCGCAGACCCTTCAGTGTGATCTACCTGCAGGGCTCCTCGCAGCAGTGCATCAAG CTTCCTGTGAAGGCACCCAGACCGTCAGAGCCGCACAAGTGCTGCAGTCTGGAGGGCCAACGAATGTGTCGCATCTCAGT GGGAGAGACGGGAAACACGGAGAGATCGCAAGAGAAAACAGCTACTGCCAATCAGAAATGCCACAGAACAT cAGATGATTTGGATGCATCTGTGGATAAAAACAGAAAG GTGAATGGAGACTCATGCcactctcttctgctcactaagcATTTTCACTCATCACTTCCCAGCCAGCAGGGGGCGACGGTGGGCACACTGCCACAGATCAT GACAGGATCTGTTGAGGTTTCTGAGGAGGGACCAGACGGCGTCCAGTGGAGGAGAATAGAGAGAAAACGCAGGTGGCTTCCTGCCTCTGTACAAATCTTCTCTACAGGTGTGCCCAG GGTATCACTCCGCTCTCACCTGCTTCTGTCAGCTGTCTCTGCCTCTCTGAATCTGCTGCTTTCTGAACACACAG TTCCTCATGGCATAGTTTGTGCCGTCACTTGCCCTAAAGGTGAGAAAAGAAAGGGAACCAGGGGCTCTGGGTCAAAGACCTCGGTGAAACCAGCAGAAGCTGCTGCTACCAGGCGTTCCTCTAGACACAGTCGCTCTGAGTCGGAGGATTCCTCAGCCGCACAGCCAACAGATTCAGATACCACGTCTTCTACACCACAACCCATAAATGATACTCAGGCTTCTACAAGCAGAGGGCAGCAGGGGAGCAATCCAAGGCCTGGAGCAAAGACAAGAGGACGTCCAAAAAAGATGAAGGTGGCAAGACCTGAGGATGAGGAGCAAGAAACTGAGATTGGGAATCATGAGGAAGATGGAGTCGCAGAGGAAACTGAACCTGAAGAATCAAAAACAGACCAGAAAGCAAGTTCTGATCACATCGATGGTGATCATGAGCCAGTCGATACAGAAGAGAAGATGGAGGTGGAGAATCAGATGAGTCCGACTGAGGATGAATGTGTTTTTTCCCCTGATGTCAGTAGCCAGGAAGAGGAAACGGCAAAAGTAGAAGAAGAAGTGGTGAACGAAAGTGTGATTGAAGTTGAAGACAATCAGATACTTCCACAAGAAGATAGCAAACAAGAAGTGGAGACAAATGATGAAGACCATGATGAATTAGTGAATGATCCACCAATACAAGAGCAAGATTGTCCTTCTCCTTCCTGTGCAGAACTAGAAGAGTCTCAGTCTGACTCCCAGGACGCAGAATCACCTCTGCAACTGGAAACAGCAGCTGAACCTCCTACAGATGCTTCAGACCAGTCTGTAGATCCGAAATCAGAGCCTGACACTACAGAAGACTGTttggacaagcaggaatccagtAGTCCTCCACCTCTCACAGAGGACCAGGCTGACGAACCGTCGGTTCCAGAAGAGAAAGGCGTCCCAGAATCAAAGGACACTAATGCAAGTTGTCCTCAGGATAACACTGATCCCATTCCTATGGAGTGCGATTCTCCTGCATCCGAGATTGTAGCCCACATTGCTGAAGCTGGGATGGATCCCACTGCGAAAGAGCCTCAGGTGGATGATCCAAAGCCCAAACTTGATTCTTGTAAGGAGGATAAAGTGTCAGATAAGAGGGAGCGGGAGGGACGATCCCGCAGGTCTCGCTTTCACTCGCCTACGACCACCTGGTCTCCCAACAGGGAGTCTAAGAGCGAAGGGTCTCGCAGGTCAAGGTCTCGATCACGGGATCGTAGCCACAAGAGACGCTCCACATCTCGAAACCGTGAACAGCAAGAGGATGGCAGGCGGAATCGGAGCCGTAGTCGTAGTAGGGAGCGGAGTCGCAGGCGGCGTAGTCGCTCCAGAGACCGAAAGCAATCCGGACACCGGAGCCCATCCCAGGAACACGCTGATCACGGAACCAACTCTCCTCGCAAGAGAGAGTCTTGGGGAGGGGATGGATGGCGAAGCAGGGGCGATGGACGAGGTTTCCGCAATTCCAACTGGAGGAACAATGCAGAGAAACCTCGGCATTTCTCATCAAGAGAACCCGATTCGTCTGACAACGGCAAATTCCATGAGGCATCGCCCGACCGAGGCAGAACCGAGAACCCGGATTGGGTGCAAGAGAGGGAGAGGCTTTGGGCAGACACTGATTCCAGAGGACGTGAGCCACGAAGGGACGAAAATGCAGGTGATCTTCCTTCAGATTCCTGGTCTCGAGGTGGCTGGAATGCTGGCCGTGGAAGAGGAGGCACACACTGGACATCCAGCCAGCAGAGCGAGCCAGCAGATAACTGGAGGCAGCGTACCTCTTTCTCAGGGACAACAAACAATGCAGATTCTTATAATCGCTTCAATGACAATAGACCTGGAGGGAAGAGGAAAGAGTTTGAGGGCACTGAGACTCCGCTGGATCGTTCCGGATGGTCATCGGCGTCCAGCTGGGCCGTACGCCGAACTCTCCCGGCTGATGTGCAGAACTACTACTCGCGCAGAGACCGGGGAGGCGGGAACAACGCCTGGAACAGACAAGAGGAGGACCAAGGTGCACCAGGTGTCCCAAAACAAGCAG ATCCCCCCCAGAATGAGCCAAATGCACCACTGCCAACAGAGGTGGTCCCAGCCCTGCCCCCTCCCCTGATGCCCCACCAGATGGGTGTGATGGGGGTCCTGCGTTACCCCATGGGGCCTCTGCTGCCAAGACCTCCAGCTGTGGGTCTGCAGCCTCCTCCCCAGTTTAGCTTGCCCCCTCCAGTGCCAGTTCAGCTGCACCCCACTGGGGCGCTCCTCCAGGTCCCATCCATATCTGTGCAGGCACTGCCTCCACCTCCACCACCGCCTCCACCTGTGCAACAGAGCGGCTTCACCACAGCACAGTCTGACAGCTACCCGCCTCAG GTGATGTCCAGTTTTCCCGTACAAGGCAAAGCTTCGTTTAAACCCATGTCAACCAAAGTAGCTGCTGTGCCTCCTCCTCCTGTCGGGACGCCCCGTGTGACCCAGCCATCCTCCATCACCACCCAACCCGCCTCTCACAGCAAGGCCCACGCTGACAGCTCGAAGAAAGAGAAG ATTCAGGAGCGGGCCGTCAATGAGGTGAAAGCAGCGATTAAGCCATATTATCAGAAGAATGAAATCAACAAGGAGGAATATAAAGAGATTGTACGGAAAGCTGTGgaaaaa GTGTGTCACAGCAAAAGTGGCGAGGTGAACGCCGACAAGGTGGCTAACCTGGTGAAAGCGTATGTCGACAAATACAAATGCATCCGCAAAAGCAAATCGGAGAAGAGCTGA
- the LOC127956532 gene encoding protein SCAF11 isoform X3: MQEGPGKGGQNSDESLEDEEAQRCPICLNRTRRTDRARPDCCRHVYCSACILRWAQMVQSCPVDRRPFSVIYLQGSSQQCIKLPVKAPRPSEPHKCCSLEGQRMCRISVGETGNTERSQEKTATANQKCHRTYDLDASVDKNRKVNGDSCHSLLLTKHFHSSLPSQQGATVGTLPQIMTGSVEVSEEGPDGVQWRRIERKRRWLPASVQIFSTGVPRVSLRSHLLLSAVSASLNLLLSEHTVPHGIVCAVTCPKGEKRKGTRGSGSKTSVKPAEAAATRRSSRHSRSESEDSSAAQPTDSDTTSSTPQPINDTQASTSRGQQGSNPRPGAKTRGRPKKMKVARPEDEEQETEIGNHEEDGVAEETEPEESKTDQKASSDHIDGDHEPVDTEEKMEVENQMSPTEDECVFSPDVSSQEEETAKVEEEVVNESVIEVEDNQILPQEDSKQEVETNDEDHDELVNDPPIQEQDCPSPSCAELEESQSDSQDAESPLQLETAAEPPTDASDQSVDPKSEPDTTEDCLDKQESSSPPPLTEDQADEPSVPEEKGVPESKDTNASCPQDNTDPIPMECDSPASEIVAHIAEAGMDPTAKEPQVDDPKPKLDSCKEDKVSDKREREGRSRRSRFHSPTTTWSPNRESKSEGSRRSRSRSRDRSHKRRSTSRNREQQEDGRRNRSRSRSRERSRRRRSRSRDRKQSGHRSPSQEHADHGTNSPRKRESWGGDGWRSRGDGRGFRNSNWRNNAEKPRHFSSREPDSSDNGKFHEASPDRGRTENPDWVQERERLWADTDSRGREPRRDENAGDLPSDSWSRGGWNAGRGRGGTHWTSSQQSEPADNWRQRTSFSGTTNNADSYNRFNDNRPGGKRKEFEGTETPLDRSGWSSASSWAVRRTLPADVQNYYSRRDRGGGNNAWNRQEEDQGAPGVPKQADPPQNEPNAPLPTEVVPALPPPLMPHQMGVMGVLRYPMGPLLPRPPAVGLQPPPQFSLPPPVPVQLHPTGALLQVPSISVQALPPPPPPPPPVQQSGFTTAQSDSYPPQQVMSSFPVQGKASFKPMSTKVAAVPPPPVGTPRVTQPSSITTQPASHSKAHADSSKKEKKLQIQERAVNEVKAAIKPYYQKNEINKEEYKEIVRKAVEKVCHSKSGEVNADKVANLVKAYVDKYKCIRKSKSEKS, encoded by the exons ATGCAAGAAGGGCCAGGAAAGG GCGGGCAGAACTCTGATGAGAGTTTGGAGGATGAGGAGGCTCAGCGGTGCCCGATTTGTCTGAACCGAACCAGACGGACGGATAGAGCCAGACCAGACTGCTGCAGACACGTCTACTGCTCGGCCTGCATCCTCCGCTGGGCTCAG ATGGTACAGTCCTGCCCGGTGGACCGCAGACCCTTCAGTGTGATCTACCTGCAGGGCTCCTCGCAGCAGTGCATCAAG CTTCCTGTGAAGGCACCCAGACCGTCAGAGCCGCACAAGTGCTGCAGTCTGGAGGGCCAACGAATGTGTCGCATCTCAGT GGGAGAGACGGGAAACACGGAGAGATCGCAAGAGAAAACAGCTACTGCCAATCAGAAATGCCACAGAACAT ATGATTTGGATGCATCTGTGGATAAAAACAGAAAG GTGAATGGAGACTCATGCcactctcttctgctcactaagcATTTTCACTCATCACTTCCCAGCCAGCAGGGGGCGACGGTGGGCACACTGCCACAGATCAT GACAGGATCTGTTGAGGTTTCTGAGGAGGGACCAGACGGCGTCCAGTGGAGGAGAATAGAGAGAAAACGCAGGTGGCTTCCTGCCTCTGTACAAATCTTCTCTACAGGTGTGCCCAG GGTATCACTCCGCTCTCACCTGCTTCTGTCAGCTGTCTCTGCCTCTCTGAATCTGCTGCTTTCTGAACACACAG TTCCTCATGGCATAGTTTGTGCCGTCACTTGCCCTAAAGGTGAGAAAAGAAAGGGAACCAGGGGCTCTGGGTCAAAGACCTCGGTGAAACCAGCAGAAGCTGCTGCTACCAGGCGTTCCTCTAGACACAGTCGCTCTGAGTCGGAGGATTCCTCAGCCGCACAGCCAACAGATTCAGATACCACGTCTTCTACACCACAACCCATAAATGATACTCAGGCTTCTACAAGCAGAGGGCAGCAGGGGAGCAATCCAAGGCCTGGAGCAAAGACAAGAGGACGTCCAAAAAAGATGAAGGTGGCAAGACCTGAGGATGAGGAGCAAGAAACTGAGATTGGGAATCATGAGGAAGATGGAGTCGCAGAGGAAACTGAACCTGAAGAATCAAAAACAGACCAGAAAGCAAGTTCTGATCACATCGATGGTGATCATGAGCCAGTCGATACAGAAGAGAAGATGGAGGTGGAGAATCAGATGAGTCCGACTGAGGATGAATGTGTTTTTTCCCCTGATGTCAGTAGCCAGGAAGAGGAAACGGCAAAAGTAGAAGAAGAAGTGGTGAACGAAAGTGTGATTGAAGTTGAAGACAATCAGATACTTCCACAAGAAGATAGCAAACAAGAAGTGGAGACAAATGATGAAGACCATGATGAATTAGTGAATGATCCACCAATACAAGAGCAAGATTGTCCTTCTCCTTCCTGTGCAGAACTAGAAGAGTCTCAGTCTGACTCCCAGGACGCAGAATCACCTCTGCAACTGGAAACAGCAGCTGAACCTCCTACAGATGCTTCAGACCAGTCTGTAGATCCGAAATCAGAGCCTGACACTACAGAAGACTGTttggacaagcaggaatccagtAGTCCTCCACCTCTCACAGAGGACCAGGCTGACGAACCGTCGGTTCCAGAAGAGAAAGGCGTCCCAGAATCAAAGGACACTAATGCAAGTTGTCCTCAGGATAACACTGATCCCATTCCTATGGAGTGCGATTCTCCTGCATCCGAGATTGTAGCCCACATTGCTGAAGCTGGGATGGATCCCACTGCGAAAGAGCCTCAGGTGGATGATCCAAAGCCCAAACTTGATTCTTGTAAGGAGGATAAAGTGTCAGATAAGAGGGAGCGGGAGGGACGATCCCGCAGGTCTCGCTTTCACTCGCCTACGACCACCTGGTCTCCCAACAGGGAGTCTAAGAGCGAAGGGTCTCGCAGGTCAAGGTCTCGATCACGGGATCGTAGCCACAAGAGACGCTCCACATCTCGAAACCGTGAACAGCAAGAGGATGGCAGGCGGAATCGGAGCCGTAGTCGTAGTAGGGAGCGGAGTCGCAGGCGGCGTAGTCGCTCCAGAGACCGAAAGCAATCCGGACACCGGAGCCCATCCCAGGAACACGCTGATCACGGAACCAACTCTCCTCGCAAGAGAGAGTCTTGGGGAGGGGATGGATGGCGAAGCAGGGGCGATGGACGAGGTTTCCGCAATTCCAACTGGAGGAACAATGCAGAGAAACCTCGGCATTTCTCATCAAGAGAACCCGATTCGTCTGACAACGGCAAATTCCATGAGGCATCGCCCGACCGAGGCAGAACCGAGAACCCGGATTGGGTGCAAGAGAGGGAGAGGCTTTGGGCAGACACTGATTCCAGAGGACGTGAGCCACGAAGGGACGAAAATGCAGGTGATCTTCCTTCAGATTCCTGGTCTCGAGGTGGCTGGAATGCTGGCCGTGGAAGAGGAGGCACACACTGGACATCCAGCCAGCAGAGCGAGCCAGCAGATAACTGGAGGCAGCGTACCTCTTTCTCAGGGACAACAAACAATGCAGATTCTTATAATCGCTTCAATGACAATAGACCTGGAGGGAAGAGGAAAGAGTTTGAGGGCACTGAGACTCCGCTGGATCGTTCCGGATGGTCATCGGCGTCCAGCTGGGCCGTACGCCGAACTCTCCCGGCTGATGTGCAGAACTACTACTCGCGCAGAGACCGGGGAGGCGGGAACAACGCCTGGAACAGACAAGAGGAGGACCAAGGTGCACCAGGTGTCCCAAAACAAGCAG ATCCCCCCCAGAATGAGCCAAATGCACCACTGCCAACAGAGGTGGTCCCAGCCCTGCCCCCTCCCCTGATGCCCCACCAGATGGGTGTGATGGGGGTCCTGCGTTACCCCATGGGGCCTCTGCTGCCAAGACCTCCAGCTGTGGGTCTGCAGCCTCCTCCCCAGTTTAGCTTGCCCCCTCCAGTGCCAGTTCAGCTGCACCCCACTGGGGCGCTCCTCCAGGTCCCATCCATATCTGTGCAGGCACTGCCTCCACCTCCACCACCGCCTCCACCTGTGCAACAGAGCGGCTTCACCACAGCACAGTCTGACAGCTACCCGCCTCAG CAGGTGATGTCCAGTTTTCCCGTACAAGGCAAAGCTTCGTTTAAACCCATGTCAACCAAAGTAGCTGCTGTGCCTCCTCCTCCTGTCGGGACGCCCCGTGTGACCCAGCCATCCTCCATCACCACCCAACCCGCCTCTCACAGCAAGGCCCACGCTGACAGCTCGAAGAAAGAGAAG AAATTGCAGATTCAGGAGCGGGCCGTCAATGAGGTGAAAGCAGCGATTAAGCCATATTATCAGAAGAATGAAATCAACAAGGAGGAATATAAAGAGATTGTACGGAAAGCTGTGgaaaaa GTGTGTCACAGCAAAAGTGGCGAGGTGAACGCCGACAAGGTGGCTAACCTGGTGAAAGCGTATGTCGACAAATACAAATGCATCCGCAAAAGCAAATCGGAGAAGAGCTGA